CACTAGCAGTGGTTTCACCTTTAATTCCTGCTTTAAGGTTCTCAATTGTTTTAACCGGCTTTGGTCCGGTACAACTTGCAAGGGCAATGATACCCATTGCAGCAAAAAATAAAAATTTCTTCATTTTCTTGGTTTTAAAAAATTAATATTAAAGAGGCATCATATAATTATAAACTAATGTACCACCAAAAAAACCAGTAATACTAACAGTAATGGCAGCAATGCCATACAAAATAAAAGAAATCCATTTAAGTGTGCTGTTCTCTTTTTTACCTGAAGCAAGCATTAATCGTATAACTGAAGTTACAATAAGCAAACACATCGTAATGAAGGCAAATAATTCATGAGACTCCTTAACAGAACCTGCTGCGCCCGACATCTCAGACGTAAATAATTCTCCGGATAACCATGTAACTACAGTAGCCAATGTACCAGTGACCAGCAAATACAGACTCAGCTTTGGTAAGCACAATTCCTTTTTAATAATTAGAGAAGCTAATTCAATAATGAATCCAAACATGACCAATGCTATTGGAAAATGAACCAGCATAGGATGAAGATGACTTGTATCAAACATAACTTTAAAAATATTAAGAGATTAATAGAAATAATTATCTGATTAAAAAAACAGCATTGGATGAATTATCAGCTTTCATAGTGCTGTCTGTTATTTATCTGTTACTCGCTTGATTCTGAGTAACAAATAAATAAAAAATAATGCAATAAAAAAAGTAAATTAAAAGAAATTTTACATGATTCACATTTTCTGCACGAAATAATGACATACACTCTTAATACCCGGCATTCTGAACTAGTTGCGGATTCATCCCTTTTACTTTTTCTGGAATAGGGAATACGGTAGTGTATCCGTTCTCTTCGTTTGGTAGTTGAGGGCGACTGCTGTATGCTCTTGTAAATTGGGCGAAGCGTATCAGGTCTTGTCGTCTCCACCCTTCCCAAGCTAATTCCAGTTGCCTTTCGGCTAGCAAATTCTCTAAAGTTGCTTTCCGGGCAGGTGCGGCAACACGATTACGAACCTCATTTAACTCTGCATCTCCGTTTTCACCATTGCGGACTTTGGCTTCGCTTTTCATCAGCAGTACATCTGCATAGCGGAACAAAACAATGTCATTCTCCATTAACTTACCGTCTTTTGTTCCCGTTGCGTCTACTTCATACTTCTTCATACGTGCACCCGCTGTTTTCTCATAAGGAGTATTTGAAACATCCAGAAGCACTTTCCAGGGGAAGTACTCCAATACTGTTCCGTTATCCAGCTTCACCACGTTTCCTTTCAGATCATACACGATTCCGGCAAAATAGCATTTATCAAAACGAGGGTCTATTGTCTTTGTACCATAACCGAACGTATTGAGTGCCTCTATAGTAGCACTCGAACCGTTTTCGCCTCCAAGTCCGTAGGCTTTGGCATGGTTGTAATGACGGGAACGGAAAAGATACTGCATCTGGTTAGTATACATTGTTTTATTCATTGGGATAGTAAATATATTCTCATTAGATGATTCATTGAATACTGCAAAGTTGCTTTCGTATTGTGTCTCTAGCTGGTATACCATTGCAGTGATCATATCACAATAGGTGGCTGTTGCTTGCCAGGCATTCAAATGTTTACCATCCACTTCGAAGTAAATTGATTTTCCATCTGGATGTATATTGTCTGTCCAGCTATTATCTGTATATATCTCAGCATTTAAAGTTAGTTTTGCCAATAGAAAGTAAACCACCGGACGAGTCAGACGTCCGTAATAATCTCCGGGTTGGTTGCTGCGTGTTGCACTTAATAGGGGGGCGGTTGCCTGCAATTCTGCCACCACAAAGTCGAATATTTCTTTCCGTTCTTTCTGGACCACCTCTTTTATTGGGGTAGATGAAGACAGCACCAGTGGAACTCTTCCAAACAAATCCATCAGATAATAATAGTACATGGCACGCATGGCACGTACTTCCGCTCGGTAAGCTGGCAGTTCGGCATCTGAATGTGTCTCTGCAAAACGGTCTATATCCTCCAAAGATTTGTTGCAAAGATTCACCACTTTATAGAGATATTCCCATGTAGCCTGAATAGCATCATTATCCGTTCCCCATTTATGCAGAAACAACCCTTGCCAGAAGCCGCCGTCATACCAGTCACCACCACGAGTAGGCATAATAGCCTCGTCTGTAGTAAATGTATTCAGGTCATATACTCCGCGTCCTGTACCTTGTAACCCCTGACTGTCATTATATCCACCAACATACGTGTACAATGAAGCCACAGCATTGAGGTAGACATCTGAAAGTGTTTTGTAAGCTTCCTCTTCAGGTAGTTTGTCACGTGGAGTTTCTTCCAGAAATTTGTTGCATGCAGCAGATAGCATTATCAAAATAGCGCATGAGAAAACATAAATATACTGGCGTTTCATTTGAATTTCCTCCATTAAAAATTAATATTCAATCCCAGCGTATAAGTCCTTGCCAACGGATATCCACGTTTGTCATCCAAACCAAGCGTATTATTCACCGTTGAACTGTTAATCATGGGCGTAAGTCCGGAATATCCGGTAATAGTTCCCAGATTATTGACGGTAAACGCCAGGCGGAGAGACTGGATATACTTCTTTACTTTTTGTACAGGCACGTTCCATCCAACCGTTAGATAATCGAAATTAACGTAATCACCCCGTTCCAGCCAGTAATCTGTTGCCGTCTGGTCTTTGATGTTGCGTTGCGGAGCTTCTTTCATAACGTTATAATCCGGGAAAATATTCATATTCATATAAGTCAGTGAAGTACCGTTATAGATTTTATGCCCGAAAGCTCCGTTGATCTGTATTGAGATATCCCAACGCTTGTAACGTAAACTGATGTTAGACCCCAGCAAAGCTTTGGGTACCGCCTGTCCTGCCACATAACGATCTTCTCCGTCTTCCAGACTGATTCCTCCTCCGTTCAGGTCTGCGATATCATACACTGATCCGCCGTTGGAGCCAGTCACCAGCCCTTTGGAGTGCGGCAGGTAGAATACGCCCAACGGTTGTCCAACTACCTGATATACAATATTGTTATATCCTCCGTGAAATCCGGCACCGTTAAGACTTGCCAGACTTTTGTACTTAGAAGCCGAAATAACTTCTCCGTTGTAATAACCGCTCAATGAGAGCAGTTTGTTTTGCTGAAAAGTAATATTGGCGTTGATATTCAGTTCCATATCCTTGGCTTTCAGAGGCGTTATTCCAATTGCAATTTCTGTTCCGCTATTTCGCATAGAACCGATATTTGCCAATAATGTGTTGTAGGTGAAAGGAGGCACACTCACATTATAAAGATAGAGCATGTCTTTTGTTTTTGACGTATAATAATTAGCCGAAAGTAACAAGCGGTTATCGAACAAAGCTACGTCAATTCCTGTATTGAAAGTATGCTTTACTTCCCATTTCAAGTTTGGATTTGTATTCCGTATATCACCCAGCGATACCACAGAAGAAGATCCCACAGGAATAACTCCGTTGGGCTTTACCAGATTCAGTGTTGTGTACGAATCAATTCCGCTCTGATTTCCTGCCAATCCGTATCCGATACGAAACTTCAGGTTATTTACCATCGGCAGGTGCTTCATGAACTTCTCTTCGCTCACCACCCAGGCAGCCGAAAAAGAAGGAAAGAATCCCCATTTATGATTTTTTCCAAATTTGGAAGAGGCATCTGCACGTGTATTAACAGTAAGAATATAACGATCAGTAAACGTATAATTAAAGCGTCCTAGAAATGATATCAGACCAGGATTCTCATAATAGGAATTTGTTCCTTCCCACAAACGGATTGCTCCTGCCTGCAAGTTGTTGTACCCAAATAGGTCTGTGCTGAAATTCGTCACTGTGGTGTAGAAACCGGTGTATGTTTCTTTTTGCAATTCAGCCAGTACCAGTGCATCGAAGAAATGTTTTTTCCAGTTCTTTTTGTAGGTTAGCATCATGTTACCAAGCAATGACTCCTTTTTTCGTGTTCCTTTATAAGCTTGTCCGTGTGCCCATACTGAGGTAGGGAGATATTGTGAGTTCTCCACAATATTATTGGTGTACGCACCAAACATTGCCAGTTTCCAGTTTTCGGACAGGTGGAATGTCAGTCGGGCATGACCACTGATATGCGAAGTAGCATCATCATCTTTCACCTCCATCCAAGCCAATGGATTAGTAATCTGGCTGGCATTCGTGATCATGTCCCAGGAGTCTGTTTCCGGGTTCTTATGATTGGGGAAAGTAGGATTGAAAGTGGCTGCCGAATAGAATGTCTTTTGATAATCGAATAAATTCCGATTCTTCTGAACAGAGCCAAACATTCCCAGGTCACATTTTATAAAACCGTCGAAAACTTCCTGCGTCATGTTCATATTGGAAGTCAGAATCTTCATATCTTCGTTCAAAATCACTCCTTGGCGGTTCATAAACCCCACTGAAACGCGATAGCTGGAAGCCTGAGTTCCCCCATAGAAAGCGACGTTATGATTTTGCTGCAGTCCGGTTTGCTCTATTTCTTTCTGAAAATCAGTACTGTTGCCTTTATCCAGAATGGAAATGTTCCGGTCGAGCGCCATATTCCGGAATTCATCGGCAGAAAGCATTTTCAGATTCTTATAGACTGAGGCAATACCGAAACTGCTATTATAGCTCACTCTTGTCTTGTCACTGATTCCTTTCTTCGTTGTTACTTCGATTACGCCAGAGGCACCGCGCGAACCGTACTGTGCTGTTTCGGAAGCATCTTTCAAGATGGTGAAGCTCTCTATATCAGTAGGATAAATAGAAGCAAGCATACTTAAATCACCGAAAACACCATCTACAATAATCAACGGATCATTTCCGCTGGTTAATGAGGTTGTGCCACGTAACCGCACAGCATCCAAAGCTGCCGGGCTGTTTGTTCCACGCTGAATAGTTAATCCGGGAACTCGCCCACGTATAGCGTCCAAAGGGCTTGTTATTTGTTCCCTGTTCATCTGTATCTCCGTAATTTTCTCTACAGAGCCCGAAACATTCTTTAGCTTTCCGGTAGCATATCCTACCGTAATCAATGAGTCGGACGGAAAAACATCTGCCTTCTGCGCTATTGATGTATCTGGATAGATAGATAACAGACAGATACTTAAAATCCACCATTTGTAGTGTTGTGCCATGAGTCCTGATTTTAAGGAATGATATTGTTATAACAAATGAAACCTTATATATGCTCAATTATATTAGTTATATTTCTGTGTTGAAATCTGTAACGATCATTGAAAATTGATTATATTTGGGTGGACTAAGAAATGAAAGATTATGAAGATAGAACATGATAAAGAAAGAAGAACTTTCCAAACTGTGGTTGATGGTGTAACCGCCTATTTATCTTATCGGCTATTAGACGGCGGTTTAGATATCCGCCATACTATTGTTCCCGATGAAATAGGGGGTAGGGGGATAGCTTCTGCTTTGGTAAAGGCAGCTTACGATTATGCTCTGGAAAATGGGTATAAGCCTGTGGCTACTTGTTCGTATGCAGTGGTGTGGCTTCAAAGGCATCCGGAATATAATGGTAAAATAGGAAATGATTTTGGTGGAGAAGGTACCTGTGCGTTATGAACTATAGAAAATAGAAAACAAAAAAGCTACCCGGAACTCAATATTCCAGATAGCTTTTTATTAAGGTATGTTTATCTCTTAAAACTTATGAGAATTTAGGTTCTTGTCAACCAACATTCTGTCCACTGCTTTCAGGTCGAACTTCACTTTGTGCTTAGCCTTTAATTTCAGGATAAACAGATCTGTTGTGCCTTCGTTACTTTGTTTTCAACACTATTGTTGAACTATAAGCTTTTGTCTTTACCGTAAGCTTAGCATTTCCCCTCTTCTTGGTGCTACGAACGGCGCAGATTGCACGTCCTTTCCACGCCTTACATTGAGGGGTAACATAAGGCTCCATGTCCTTCATATCGGCAGTACCTGTGGCAAGAATTTGTACAGGACCAGTGACAGAGAATTGGAGTTCGTCTGAGGCATCAGGTACAGGAATACCATTCTTGTCGAGCAGCTGTACTTCTACCCACACGATGTCCTGACCATCAGCTTTCATCTTAGTAGCTGTTGGGGTAAGACGTAGTTGTGTGGCTTCTCCTGATGTTTGAAGTGTCTGGGAGGATTCTGCTATCTCTTTGCCATTGCTATCCACTCCTACAGAGCGAAGTGTGCCTGGAGCATAGTTGAGCGTGAATATGGCTTTAAACTCTTCAGAACGGGTTGTTTGCTTTTCACCAATCAACTGATCATTATAATAGAGGCGCACCTTGGGATAACGAGAGTAAATTTCCACATCAATAGCCTTTCCTTCGTGTCCCTTCCAGTTCCATGATTCCCATGTGGGCCAAACTGACCAAGAGGTCTCCTTGAACTCACCAATATAACCCTGAGGCTCTTTTACTGCCATGTAGAGTGAAGGTTTGTCAGACCAAAGAATCTCGCGGTAATGAGAGATAGGTTTGCGCCAACCGGTAACGTCTATGTCGCCACAGTAGGCACCATGCCAAGGGAAGTGGTCACCCTGCCAATTCTCGCCCTGGTTCTCGCCCTTATAGTGCCAAGCACCGATGCTGCTTTCGCCAACATAATCCAAAGCAGTCCACACGAAGTCACCAATAATATAAGGATGGTCTGCCACCGTTTTCCAGTTTGAGAAGGCGTGACGAGGGAAGGATTCTGTCTGCCACATTATTCTCTTAGGTACTCTCGCGTGGTCGCTCTCTGCCTTGTTTATCATGTAGTTATAACCTGTAATATCAAGTGTTGCTGCAAGCGGATCGTAGATTTCCCAATCACTGTCCCAAGCTGCCAGTGCCTGTGTGACAGGACGTGTAGGATCGAGCTCGCGCATACGATCGGCAAGTTTCTTCGAGGTCATGACAACCTCCAGCTTCTTGCGCTCAATAACCTCATTGCCATTGCTCCAACTGATGATGCTTGGATGGTTGCGGTCACGCAGTACGAGAGCATCAACATCGCTCTTCCACCACTGATCGATGAGTGTGTGGTAGTCGTACTTGTTCTTCTCGTCACGCCATCCGTCAAACGCCTCGTCAATGACCATAAGTCCTATGTGGTCGCAGGCACGAAGGAACTCTGGAGCAGGAGCATTGTGCGAAGTGCGTACGGCATTGAATCCGGCACGCTTCATCAGTTCAGCCTTTCGCCATTCAGCCTTGTCATAAGCCGCAGCACCCAGAATGCCATTGTCGTGATGAATGCAACCACCGTTTATCTTCACTGTCTTGCCGTTAAGAAGGAATCCCTTTTCTACTGAGAATTCTATGGTTCTGAAACCATGCTCTACGGTGAGGTCGCCCACCTTTATATCATAGAGCACAGGATGTTCAGGACTCCAGAGATCCACACTACGGTAGGTACGCAGTTCGTCAGCTCTTCCCTCGTAAGATATTCTTACTACAGCAGAGTCGGCCTTCGTACCATCGGCAGAGATGCCATACACCTTATCCGTACGGACAAAGAGTTTCCAAGGGTCATTGATATGGTTCATCACTCGCTCCTCGAGCCACACATGGCGATAGATGCCACTGCCCGAATACCAACGACTGTTCTTTTGCTGGGCATTGTCGACGCGCACAGCAACCGTATTCTTTTTGCCGTTGAGGAGATGGTCGGTGATATCTACATAGAACGAACTATAGCCGTAAGGATGACCTCCAGCAAGCTGACCGTTGACGTACACCTGAGAGTTCATGTAGACGCCTTCGAAGTAAAGCAATACCTGCTTTCCTTTGGCTGATGCAGGAACCGTAAACTGCTTTCTATACCATCCAATGCCGGTAGGAAGGTATCCTCCGTCGCCACCCACGGGGTTGGTTGCGTCAAACTTTCCTTCTATACTCCAGTCATGGGGTAAGGTAAGGCTACGCCATTGGCTGTCATCATAAACTGCTTGGGATGCCAGTGAGTCATTACCAAGGTTGAAACGCCACTCATCGTCAAAGAGAGTGCGGTTTTGTGCTGATGCAGAGGCAATGCAAAGCAATACACACAGATTTAAAAAGAATCTTTTCATGTTATACTATTTTGTTTTATTTACCGATACAAAAATGCGAGAAGATATTTCCTAAAATCTCATCATTAGAAATAGTTCCGGTAATCTCTCCTAAATAGTGCATACACTCACGGATATCCTGTGAAAGGAAATCGCCTGAAATATTATTATGTAAACCATCCTTTACACGATGGATTGCTTCCAGTGCGTGGGTGAGAGCTTCGTAATGACGAATGTTGGTTACAATTACATCATTCTGAGTTACACTTGGAAGGTTGGCTGTTTTTACAAGTAAATCTTCTAACTCAATTGTCTTTACACGGTTCTTTGCGGAAATAAAGATATGAGTGGATTTGTGCCTGGTAGCCAGCTTCTCCAAATCGTTTTTCTGCTCTTCAGTGATGAGGTCGCTTTTGTTGAACACCATAATTAGCTGCTTGCTTTTACATTTTGGTTTGATTTTGGCAGCCAACTGTTCTATCTGTTCGTGACTGTCGGTTGCGGCAATCATGCAGAGTACTATTTCTGCCTGATCGAGTTTGAGGAAGGTTCGCTCAATGCCGATGGTCTCTATTTTATCATGTGTTTCGCGGATACCAGCGGTGTCGATAAAGCGGAACAGGGTTCCTTTGATGGTAATGGTATCTTCTATCACATCGCGGGTGGTGCCGTGAATATCACTGACAATAGCTTTCTCTTCGTTGAGCAACACATTGAGTAGTGTGGATTTTCCTGCATTAGTCTCTCCGATAATGGCTACGGGAATACCGTTCTTTATGGCATTACCCACATTGAAGGAATCGGCAAGGCGTGCAATTACATACTCTATGTTTTCCGTCAGTTTAAGAAGTGCGTCGCGGTTTGCAAATTCCACATCTTCTTCACTGAAATCGAGTTCCAGCTCTACCATGGAAACAAAGTTGAGCAGTTGAGTGCGAAGATCGGTAAGCTCTTTGCTGAATCCGCCACGCATCTGACTCATGGCAAGACGATGAGTGGCAGCTGAAGAGGAGGCGATAAGATCGGCTACTGCTTCGGCCTGACTGAGATCCATCTTTCCATTGAGGAAAGCACGTTGGGTGAACTCTCCCGGAAGGGCGGAACGGCAACCTTTCTCTATGAGCAGTTGCATAACCTGTTGCAGAATATAGGATGAACCGTGACACGAAATTTCTGTGGAATTCTCACCGGTGTAAGAGTGCGGGGCGCGGAAAAGGCTGACCAGCACTTCGTCTATCACTTCCTCGTCCTTGCATATCCGTCCGAAGGTGAGGGTGTAAGCTTCCTTTCCCTGCAGTTTGGTTCTTTCCTGTATGGGGACAAATATGGAACTGGTTATGTCAATGGCATCGGGGCCTGAGACTCTGATTATTCCAATAGCGCCTCCTTGAGCGGTGGCTATTGCACAGATTGTATCTTGATTTATCATCTTTTTAAATTCTATCCAGTACGGTTTTAATTAATGTGTCGATGGAGTTCTTGTATCCGGTATTTGCTTCTTTGATAAGGCGGTTGGCTATAACCATGCATACGGTCATAGCTTTGTGTCCCATCAGTTTGGCTAGTCCGGCAAGGGCAGAACTTTCCATTTCGAAATTGGTAATCTTGAAACCGTTATATTCAAATGATTCTACTTTTTCGTTTTGTTGTGGATCGGCTAGTGGAACGCGAAGTTCTCGTCCTTGCGGTCCGAAAAATCCTCCGGCGGCAATGGTTACTCCGTTCACCATGTCTCCCTGGTTAATGCGGGCAATAAGTTCGGCATTGGCATCTATCACATAAGGGGCGCAGAGTAGGGGAGACCAGTTCATGTGTTTCTTGAATGCTTCTTCAAAAGCAAGGTCACATGCTCCATTTCTTCCTGCGTAGAAATTGAGCAGTCCGTCGAACCCGATTGATTTCTGTGAACAGATGAATGTTCCTACCGGTGTGTTGGGTTGAAGTCCGCCACAGGTACCTATACGTACAAGTTCCAGTTGTCGGAACTCTTTTTTCTCTTCGCGGCTTTTAAAATCTATGTTGGCTAGTGCGTCAAGTTCATTGATCACAATATCTATATTATCGCAACCTATTCCGGTAGAAAGAACGGTAATTCGTTTTCCTTTGTAGCTTCCGGTGATTGTTCTGAATTCTCTGCTTTCCACCTCGCACTCTTTACTTTCAAAGTGAGCGGCCACGGTGGCTACTCTGCCCGGATCGCCAACCAATATTACTTTGTCTGCCAGTTGTTCCGGTTTCAGATGCAGGTGAAAAACTGATCCGTCCGGGTTGATAATGAGTTCTGATTCAGCAAAATATTTCATATTGTTTCTATTTTAGGTCAATATATAAAAGAAATGTTGCCATAGCTGAGAGTACAACAATGGCAACACTATAAAGCTATCGGATTTTATTCGCCAGTCAAAGGCTTCTTTGGTGATGAAGATGCTGGCTTTGCAATAGTTTCGCGCATTGAAGTATCTGCTTCTATGTTCTTTATTTTGCAATAATCCATGATCCCAAGATTGCCGCTTCTGAAAGCATCTGCCATAGCTTTAGGAACTTCGGCTTCGGCTTCGATAACCTTGGCACGTGCTTCCTGTGCTTTTGCTTTCATTTCCTGTTCGGAAGCAACAGCCATTGCACGGCGCTCTTCAGCTTTAGCCTGAGCGATATTCTTATCGGCATTAGCCTGATCTATTTGTAGTTCGGCACCGATGTTCTTACCAATATCGATATCGGCAATATCAATGGAAAGAATCTCGAATGCAGTTCCCTGATCAAGTCCTTTATGTAACACTACCTTAGAGATGCTGTCCGGATGTTCGAGTACATCTTTGTGGCTGTCTGCCGCACCAATAGAAGCTACAATTCCTTCACCAACACGGGCCAGAATAGTATCTTCACCGGCTCCACCCACTAATCTTTTAATATTAGCGCGAACGGTTACACGTGCTTTGGTAATTAACTGAATACCATTCTTTGCTACAGCGTAAACGGGAGGTGTATCTAATACTTTAGGATTAACAGACATTTGAACAGCCTGGAATACATCACGACCGGCAAGGTCAATGGCTGTTGCCATCTGAAAAGATAATTCGATATTTGCTTTTGAAGCAGAAACCAAGGCGTGGACTACTTTTTCCACGTGTCCTCCTGCAAGATAATGTGCTTCGAGTTCATCACGGGTGATGTTGCTGAGACCGGCTTTGTGCGCTTCGATCATTGCAGGTACAATTACATAAGGCGGAACATTACGGATACGCATTAAGAAAAGTTGTACCAACGACATATTTACCCCTGATACTTTAGCTGAAAGCCAAAGAAAGAAGGGTACGTAATGGAAGAATATTGCCAGGAAGATAATTCCCCCTCCAATAAGGAGCATAGTTAAAATCATAGGATCCATGTTTTTTTTGTATTATTATATTGTTGTTTGCTTTTGTCTCTCTACAAGAATGGCGCCATGTGCAATGCGATTCACTATGATGGGCGTTTTTTCTTCAATAAATCCATCGACAGACTTTACTTCCACATGATGTCCGTTAATCTCTGCCATTCCAATCAGGGCCAGGCGTGTAACGGAAATACCGGTATCACCAACTTTCACGCTTAGTTCGGCTTCATTGTCTACGGTAGAGGTTATATTCTTTTTCAGAGCTATTTTATCAAGCGTTTTGGACTTCATAAATAGTATTAACGTACTCACACAAGCTATAGCAGAAGCTGCCAATGTGATGAAGCCTGCAGTGTTTCCTAAATTGGAAAAAGCAAAGTAATTGGCATAGATCAGACAAATGAATGCACCGACCCCTGCAAAGCTAATGCCAGGGATGACAAAAATTTCAATCAGAAATAAGATAATTCCTGCTACAATAAGTCCGATTATAATTAATATGTCCATTTTTATCTTTTTGCCAAATATAAGGAAATAATATTAAAAACAGCTCTATTTTCGAAGGAAATTATTTTCTTCGTTACGAATACTTATTTCCAATGTTTTTACTTCCTGAGCAATTTGTTCCACTCTTTTTTCCAAATCAAGAATGCCAGGGGTAAGGGCTTTCTTTGTTTCCTGATTTGCTCCATTAAAGGTATCGCGTTGTTTCTCCAGTTTTTTTGTCTGCGCATTAAAATCGGAGAGTGTTTGTTGCCAGCTTTTTACCAGCTCAACCGCCTTTGGAGAGGTGAAATCTTCAAGCTTAGTGTATGTGATCTGATCATTGATTACAAACTCAAATTCAATTTTTTCTGTTGATTTGGGTGTATGACTTCTTGCGGCTTCAAGTCGTTCTTTTGCTGCTTTCACCTCTGCATTCTTGCCATTCCAGCTTTCTTTTAAGGAACTGATTCTTGCCAGTGAGATAAGTTTGTTGTTTTCCATAGAGTCGTAATCATAAATTTGCTTAGACTCATTAGGGATGAATATGTAAATACAGACTTTATCTTTAGGCTGATAACGGTCGGATGCGAACCATCCAAGATTGTTATATTCATCAATCACGTACATATAGTCGTTGAAAGGAGAGTTAAAAGGCATACCTACATTTTCGGGTTTCAGGTATGTGTCTGTTTCACTGTTGTAACGGGTAACAAAGATGTCATATCCGCCCATTGAACCTTCGCCTTTAGATGCATAGTAAAGGGTGATTCCGTCTGACATGACAAAAGGATAATTGGTATCTTCGCCCGAATTTATGTTTTTGGGAAGCTGAGTGGCTTCACTCCATTGATTAATCAGTTTGGTTTTGGTATAGATGTTTAAATGGCTATTCTTTCCATTATCTCCATAATAAAGTTTATTGCCCAACTCGGTTTGATAAACCATGCCTTCATTGTTACCTTCGGTTTTAAAGAAGTTGTTGAAGGGATACAGGTTGCCGGATTCTTCACTTATCTTATATGCACTTAAAAAGCTGTTTTTATCAATCACCACACTATCAATAACTGCAACCTTTTCTACCCCTTTAACCATTTGGGCTCCTAAACTGATCTGCTTTAATATGTTCTCATATTTCTCCGTTGGAATTTTGTTTTTGGTCAGCATCAGAATATAGATGTTGTAATTCTCTTCAGCTTCTTCATAGCGATATTGTTCGCTGTAAAGTTGACCTAAGTAACGGAATGCTTCCTGTATTTTTTTGTTTGCACCATTGACTAAATACTTTTCGGCTACATCTTTTTCTCCGGTTTCATAGCAACACGCACCATACCAGAAATTATAGTTGGGATTTCCCGGAGCGCTTTTTACATATTTCTGGAAGACTGGTTTAGCTTGTTGATATTGACCACTTTTGAATAGTTCTTTTGCCTCTTCCAGAGTCTGAGCCGAGAGAGTGAATGCAGAAAGGCAAAGAAGAATAAATATTACATGTCTTTTTCTCATGTTACGTTTATTTAATTACGAAGTTCAAAAATACGAAGTTTTTAGTTATTATACGAATTCAGGTTATGCTATTATGTTAATTCTTCTTTAAAACACTTTTTAGTGTGCCTTTTCAGCTTCTTTTCATGTAATTTTGTGCCCAATTTTAAAAGTATGGCACAGTTTACGGAAGAAGAAAAGATATATAGGCGTGTAGAAACGCGGTTTAGTAAGGGAGTGGTGAAATATAGACTGATTGAGGAGGGAGACAAGATTCTGGTTGGTCTTTCCGGTGGAAAAGATTCACTGGCCTTGCTGGAGCTGCTAGGGCGTCGTTCAAAGATATTAAAACCAAAATTTACCGTGGTGGCGGCTTACATTGCCATGACTAATATTCCTTATCAGTCTGATGTGGAATACCTGAAAAGTTATGCGGAATCTTTCGGGGTTCCT
This genomic interval from uncultured Bacteroides sp. contains the following:
- a CDS encoding NfeD family protein, with product MDILIIIGLIVAGIILFLIEIFVIPGISFAGVGAFICLIYANYFAFSNLGNTAGFITLAASAIACVSTLILFMKSKTLDKIALKKNITSTVDNEAELSVKVGDTGISVTRLALIGMAEINGHHVEVKSVDGFIEEKTPIIVNRIAHGAILVERQKQTTI
- a CDS encoding tetratricopeptide repeat protein, which encodes MRKRHVIFILLCLSAFTLSAQTLEEAKELFKSGQYQQAKPVFQKYVKSAPGNPNYNFWYGACCYETGEKDVAEKYLVNGANKKIQEAFRYLGQLYSEQYRYEEAEENYNIYILMLTKNKIPTEKYENILKQISLGAQMVKGVEKVAVIDSVVIDKNSFLSAYKISEESGNLYPFNNFFKTEGNNEGMVYQTELGNKLYYGDNGKNSHLNIYTKTKLINQWSEATQLPKNINSGEDTNYPFVMSDGITLYYASKGEGSMGGYDIFVTRYNSETDTYLKPENVGMPFNSPFNDYMYVIDEYNNLGWFASDRYQPKDKVCIYIFIPNESKQIYDYDSMENNKLISLARISSLKESWNGKNAEVKAAKERLEAARSHTPKSTEKIEFEFVINDQITYTKLEDFTSPKAVELVKSWQQTLSDFNAQTKKLEKQRDTFNGANQETKKALTPGILDLEKRVEQIAQEVKTLEISIRNEENNFLRK